The Deinococcus sonorensis KR-87 DNA window CGGGCGCCACGCCCTGCGCCGCGAGCGAGCGGTACCCGATCAGCACGCCCTCCTGATAGTGCAGGTCCGCGTGCTCGTCCGGCGTGAGGTCGAACGCCGGGTAGTCGGCCTCCTGCGCCGCGAAGGTAACGGGCAGCCGCCCGCCCGGCTCACGGATGCCGGAAAGCACCTCCGCCAGCGCCGGCCCGAAGGCCTGCCCGGGGAACCACACCTGCAGCACCGCCGCGGCCTGCGCGGCCCAGCTGGTGTCCACCGCGTGCGCCGCGTTCACCACCACCACCGTCTGTGGGTTGGCGGCGCAGACCCGCTCGATCAGCTGCAGCTGCCGGTCTGGCAGCCGGGTGGTGGTGCGGTCGCGGCTCTCCACGCCCGAGTCGGCCGTCTCGCCCACCACCAGCACCACCTGGGCGCTGCGCGCCGCGAGCGCCTCTGCCCGACGCATCAGGTCCGGCTGCGCCGGCGGCCGGGCCCCGAACCACAGGCCCTGCGCCCGCGCGGGTCGGTAGGTCATCTCGTACTCCAGCTGCACCGGCACGCCCGCCTCAAGCTGCAGGTGCACCGACGTCGCCTCGCCGCGCAGCAGGTGGCCCATCACGTCGCCGCCGACCACCGGGGACGGCTGATGGCCCCACTCCACGCCGTCCACCCGCAGCGTCACGTCGCCCGTCCCGCCGTAGTACAGGGTGTAGCGGCCGCCGCGTTCCGGCGTGAGGGTGGTGCGCGCCCGCACGGTGGCGCCCTGGTGGGTGCTGAGGCCCGCCGGCATGTCCTGCGCGAACCACACCAGCGTCGAGGTGCGCCGCACCTCGCTGAACACCGCGGGCCGGTCCGGGCCGCCCGCGTGATATGTGACGGTGAGGCCCGGCTCGCCCGTCGCGGCGGTGATCGGCAGGGCCGGCAGCGGCGGCAGGCGGTACTCCGGCTCGACCCCTACCTCATGTTCCACCGCGAACCGCTGTTCCAGCGCCGAGAGCGGCGTCTGCACGTCGTCCGACAGCGCGATGCGCGCGAAGGTCGCCCCCTGGTAGCAGGGCGTGGCCGCATTGGGGCCGATGACCGCGAGCGGCCGCTGCGGCGCGAGCGGCAGCACGCCGCGGTCGTTCTTGAGCAGCACGAAACTGGCCGCGGCGGCCTCGGTGAGCAGCTCGGCGGCGTCCTGGGCGGCGGGGACGGGCGTCTGCCACGCCGTGGCCCACGCCGCGACCGACCGCGCGGCCGCCTGCACGCGCGCTTCACTCACCTCGCCGGAGCGCGCCAGCTGCGCCGCGTGCTCGCCCATCTGCCGGCCCGGTCCCGGCATTTCGAGATCCAGGCCGGCCTGCAGGCTCTTCGCGCCGTTCTGCACGCCGAACCAGTCGGACATCAGCACGCCGGTGAAGTGGAGTTCGTTCCGCAGCAGCCGGATCACCTGGGTCTGCTCCGCGCAGGGCACGCCGTTCAGGCGGTTGTAGGCCATCAGCATCCCGCCCACCCCCGCGCGCGCCGCGCGCTCGAAGGGCCGCAGGTATACCTCGCGCAGGGTGCGGACGTCCATCACCGAGTTCATACGGTGGCGCTGCGTCTCCGAGTCGTTCCCGACCACGTGCTTGGCGACCGCCGAGACGCCCCCAGCCTGCACGCCGCCGATCCACGCGGCCCCGATCTCGCCGCTGAGCAGGGGGTCCTCGGAATACGTCTCGAAGGCGCGGCCGGCCAGGGGACTGCGCGGCAGGTTCAGGTTCGGCCCGAGCACCGCCTGCCGGCCCAGCCGGGTGCATTCGCTCGCCACCAGCGCCCCGATGCGCCCGGCCAAGTCCACGTCCCAGCTGGCGGCGAGCGCGGTGCCGCACGGCATCAGCAGCGCCACGTCCCGCTCGTCCACCCGCACGCTCGCCATGCCCATCGGCCCGTCGGCCATGTGGAGCGCCGGCACGCCCTGATGGGGCAGCGCGGCGCTGGCCCACATCTCGGCGCCCGCGGTGAGGCGGGCCGCCTCCTCCAGGGTGAAGTCCGGCGGGGGCCCGCTCATGCGGAGGGGGCCCGCAGGGCGGAGGTCGCCGCGGCGAAGTGCAGCACCTGGCCGGCCAGCGCCGCGAGCTGCGCGTCGGTGGCGGGGTCGATGCACGCCCCGTCCGGCCCGAACGCCTGCACCGCGACGGTGTTGATGGTCACGCCCAGCGGGGTGGGCCAGCCGCGCAGCGCGTGCACGACGTCGCGCACGGCGCTGAGGGTCACGCCCGCGCCCTGCCAGCCGGCCGCCACCACAATGCAGCCCACCGCGCGCCCGTCAAGGTACGGCCGCGCGTCCGGCCGCAGGTCCTCCAGCAGGTCGAGCGCGTTCTTGACCAGCCCCGACATCCCGCCGTGGTACCCGGGCGTGGCGATCAGCACCCCGTCGGCCTGACGCACCGCGTCCACCAACGCCCGCTCGGTATCCGAGCGCTCCGGCTGCTCGGGCGCGTACATCGGCAGGTCCGCCAGCTGCGGCCCGGCGAACAGCGCGGTCCGGGCGCCCAGCCGCTCGGCGTGCGCCAGGGCCGTGCGCAGCGCCTTCTCGCCGCTGGACCCGGGCCGGGTGGTGCCGCCGATCCCGACGATCAGCGGCACGGTCACGCGGGCGTCCCGGCGGGCACCCGGGTCGTGTCCTTGAAGTGCGGCATCACCTGCTCGGCGAACAGCCGCATCGACTGCTGCCCCAGGCGCAGGCGCTCCGGGGTGAGCGGGCCGGTAGTGAAGCCCATCAGCACGTTGCCGATGCCCAGCGCCCGGTACTGTTCGAGGTGCGCGCGGACCGTCTCGGGGCTGCCGTACAGGCACCACGTGCCGATCCAGTCCTCAGTCAGGGCGTTGGGCGTGGTGTGGATCTTCACGTCGCTGATCTCCTCGGCGCGCTTGTTGTAGACCATCTCGCGGTCGATGGCGTCCTGGTACCCCTGGAGGATCACCTCCAGCTCGGCCCGGGCCTGCTCGTCCGTCTCGGCGAGGTGGACGCACTGGTAGGTGTGGGTGGTCCACGACAGCGCCCGCTGCACCACCTCCTGCGGGTGCCCGGCCGAGAGCAGCGCGTCCCGGTACACCGTGAAGTACTTGGTGACGTGCTTGAGCGGCTCGGTGCCGCCGATCTGGGGCGGCGTGAACGCGGGGATGAACGCCGGGTAGCCGCTCTGGGCGGCGCGCAGCGCGCTGGATTCGCGCAGCGCCACGCTCATCAGCGGCGCGTGCCGCTTGCCGTACGGTGCGGGGACGATGCGCTGAATGACCGCGCCCTTGTAGTGCCCGGTGTCGAACTGCACCGGCGGGTCGTCCA harbors:
- a CDS encoding beta-glucosidase, with amino-acid sequence MSGPPPDFTLEEAARLTAGAEMWASAALPHQGVPALHMADGPMGMASVRVDERDVALLMPCGTALAASWDVDLAGRIGALVASECTRLGRQAVLGPNLNLPRSPLAGRAFETYSEDPLLSGEIGAAWIGGVQAGGVSAVAKHVVGNDSETQRHRMNSVMDVRTLREVYLRPFERAARAGVGGMLMAYNRLNGVPCAEQTQVIRLLRNELHFTGVLMSDWFGVQNGAKSLQAGLDLEMPGPGRQMGEHAAQLARSGEVSEARVQAAARSVAAWATAWQTPVPAAQDAAELLTEAAAASFVLLKNDRGVLPLAPQRPLAVIGPNAATPCYQGATFARIALSDDVQTPLSALEQRFAVEHEVGVEPEYRLPPLPALPITAATGEPGLTVTYHAGGPDRPAVFSEVRRTSTLVWFAQDMPAGLSTHQGATVRARTTLTPERGGRYTLYYGGTGDVTLRVDGVEWGHQPSPVVGGDVMGHLLRGEATSVHLQLEAGVPVQLEYEMTYRPARAQGLWFGARPPAQPDLMRRAEALAARSAQVVLVVGETADSGVESRDRTTTRLPDRQLQLIERVCAANPQTVVVVNAAHAVDTSWAAQAAAVLQVWFPGQAFGPALAEVLSGIREPGGRLPVTFAAQEADYPAFDLTPDEHADLHYQEGVLIGYRSLAAQGVAPAYPLGHGLGYATFYYGDVQLASGPDGEVTLTVPVTNTSARRGKAVVQAYVAQPAFEDVPAHPALAGFTALEVPAGATQHARVTLTRDALRRWSEAAGGWVEPAERRSLQVGTSLADIFWQGTLPR
- a CDS encoding NADPH-dependent FMN reductase, whose amino-acid sequence is MTVPLIVGIGGTTRPGSSGEKALRTALAHAERLGARTALFAGPQLADLPMYAPEQPERSDTERALVDAVRQADGVLIATPGYHGGMSGLVKNALDLLEDLRPDARPYLDGRAVGCIVVAAGWQGAGVTLSAVRDVVHALRGWPTPLGVTINTVAVQAFGPDGACIDPATDAQLAALAGQVLHFAAATSALRAPSA
- a CDS encoding LLM class flavin-dependent oxidoreductase, with translation MRFSVFLVGRSTAPEQDRTIIQDLAQHARDAEDFGYDAVFMPDHHFTGYAPMSSDPFMFAAYLAPQLKRMHFGMSVTTVPLHHPVRFAERVNLLDQLTDGRLLVGIGSGTTPEEMIGFGVNYKETSRIAQENLDIAEALWNKTMDDPPVQFDTGHYKGAVIQRIVPAPYGKRHAPLMSVALRESSALRAAQSGYPAFIPAFTPPQIGGTEPLKHVTKYFTVYRDALLSAGHPQEVVQRALSWTTHTYQCVHLAETDEQARAELEVILQGYQDAIDREMVYNKRAEEISDVKIHTTPNALTEDWIGTWCLYGSPETVRAHLEQYRALGIGNVLMGFTTGPLTPERLRLGQQSMRLFAEQVMPHFKDTTRVPAGTPA